The Helianthus annuus cultivar XRQ/B chromosome 16, HanXRQr2.0-SUNRISE, whole genome shotgun sequence genome includes a window with the following:
- the LOC110919433 gene encoding 65-kDa microtubule-associated protein 6: MELILCVGPLFVLQSEHIQKVLAYVNEVHLMCSILGLDFGKTVSVVHPSLHDKRLEHATSISDNTLEGLENTILKLKTERKVRFQKLKDIVTSLFELWNIMNTTREEKQHFSRVTSIIRVSEAEVVEPGYLSTEVIQQAVSQEVVRLNKLRTSRMKMNNLLV; encoded by the exons ATGGAGCTAATTTTGTGTGTCGGGCCATTGTTTGTGTTGCAGTCCGAGCATATCCAGAAAGTTTTGGCGTATGTGAACGAGGTGCATTTAATGTGCAGCATTCTTGGGTTAGATTTCGGCAAAACTGTAAGCGTGGTGCATCCAAGCTTGCACGATAAAAGGCTTGAACATGCCACAAGTATAAGTGACAACACATTGGAAGGCCTTGAGAATACCATTCTCAAGTTGAAAACAGAGAGAAAAGTCCGGTTTCAGAAG CTAAAAGATATTGTAACATCCCTATTTGAACTTTGGAATATAATGAACACAACAAGAGAAGAAAAACAACACTTTTCAAGAGTAACATCCATTATTCGAGTGTCGGAAGCCGAAGTTGTTGAACCAGGATATCTTTCAACCGAGGTTATTCAACAG GCGGTGTCACAAGAGGTCGTGAGGCTCAATAAACTCAGAACAAGCAGGATGAAAATGAATAATCTTTTAGTATAG
- the LOC110916855 gene encoding ycf20-like protein, whose protein sequence is MACGFQILALKCYSLSSVIVNESDECAIVKENFDSVRHRKEKRSMFTSVSPLGSRSFWGRQRTMQISFALNTGGLPGNGDQDSVNGDTPTGLGQTRLGRLVSAGGRQLLEKLNSARKNFPMKVFLLLLGFYTANALATILGQTGDWDVLVAGVVVAAIEGIGMLMYKKSTVSTTTTTSGSGKRRFESLIVLVNYWKAGVCLGLFVDAFKLGS, encoded by the exons ATGGCTTGTGGATTTCAAATTCTGGCGTTGAAGTGTTATTCGTTGTCGTCGGTGATTGTGAATGAGAGTGATGAATGTGCTATTGTGAAGGAGAATTTCGATTCGGTGAGGCACCGGAAAGAGAAACGTAGTATGTTTACAAGCGTATCGCCTCTCGGTAGCCGAAG TTTCTGGGGAAGGCAACGTACTATGCAAATATCATTTGCTTTAAACACGGGCGGTTTGCCAGGCAACGGTGACCAAGATAGCGTCAACGGTGACACACCAACGGGCCTAGGTCAAACGAGATTGGGCCGCCTAGTCAGCGCAGGCGGGAGACAGCTATTGGAGAAGTTAAATTCAGCTAGAAAAAACTTCCCCATGAAGGTATTTCTCCTCCTCCTCGGGTTCTACACTGCCAATGCACTAGCCACCATTCTCGGCCAAACCGGTGACTGGGATGTTTTAGTGGCGGGTGTCGTGGTGGCAGCAATCGAGGGTATCGGTATGCTTATGTACAAAAAATCTACTGTATCTACCACTACCACCACTAGCGGTAGCGGTAAGAGGAGATTTGAGTCCTTGATAGTGTTGGTAAACTATTGGAAAGCTGGTGTTTGTTTAGGCCTCTTTGTAGATGCCTTTAAATTGGGCAGTTAA